From one Acidobacteriota bacterium genomic stretch:
- a CDS encoding DUF1553 domain-containing protein, whose translation MAVSISNLLAIQEESAPDFETHIFPLFEAHCLSCHGASQPQGELDLTTHETTLEGGKTGPALVPGSPLESLLLEKLHSGAMPMGAARLSDDQINLVRRWIEDGARRAEAEAEAVAVAASNVVAGPETVTTILNVKCLLCHGRRNQEGGLDLQTRASLLKGGASGSAIVPGKPDESLLIQRIENSDMPPLKDQARLSVRAVTSSELERLRAWIAAGAPYDERKPEPVVASSDALVSDSDREFWSFRTPVRPPVPKVQHQGRVRTPVDAFLLEKLEAEGHTLSADAPPLTLLRRAYFDVTGLPPTSEAVQAYEGTPEAYEKLVDELLDSPGYGEHWGRRWLDAAGYSDSEGQVSADAIRPNAWRYRDYVIRSLNADKPYDRFLQEQIAGDELFDYKAAKELSPEQRDLLVATGFMRMGPDGTYSVSQAFVPERLEVVASQVEILSSSVMGITMACARCHDHKYDPIPQRDYYRFSAILRSAFDPYDWLSPSETPVGPEADWNDSNMRVLQGAPVEEVREADEANAPVQREIEEIEQAFEEKANVLRQKLLKEKRAAIPDLVREEVIAAEKTPVPERTPVQEYLVERFRDQLQILPEELEKRFPSFQKVAKEKRDAVQEVKKRLKGNPRLRALFDMGGRPTAVHVLGRGQYQNPLEPVAPGIPSVLGVGLEPYRLEKPKWTTDTTGRRLALAKWLTQSRHPLTARVLVNRIWQYYFGSGLVKTVGNFGRTGAPPSHPELLDWLATEFVRSGWSMKALHRMILTSTAYRQSSRRNPGIDGDPDNRLLSYFPMRRLDADAVRDSILKVSGRLDTTPFGPPDSIEEKADGEVVAKESKQGYRRSIYLMQRRSTPVTMLDTFDAPQLRPNCLVRNRSTVSSQALQLMNSQTVRASSRFMAGRVIDTVGRDPEAQVKRVYLAALGRPPSPEELNWSKSTLADMTEEWKRDLDQDRSPEPRQGRAQWLALGAFCHTLFNTAEFLYID comes from the coding sequence TTGGCGGTCAGCATTTCAAACCTTCTGGCCATTCAGGAAGAGTCTGCGCCCGATTTCGAGACCCACATTTTTCCCCTCTTCGAAGCTCACTGCCTGTCCTGCCATGGGGCGTCGCAACCGCAGGGCGAACTGGACCTGACGACCCATGAGACCACTCTGGAGGGCGGGAAAACCGGTCCCGCGCTGGTTCCCGGTTCACCGTTGGAGAGCTTGCTGCTGGAGAAGCTCCACTCTGGAGCGATGCCGATGGGAGCCGCCAGGCTGAGTGACGACCAGATTAACCTGGTCCGTCGCTGGATCGAAGACGGTGCCCGCCGCGCGGAAGCGGAGGCCGAGGCTGTTGCTGTAGCGGCTTCAAACGTGGTCGCCGGGCCCGAGACCGTGACCACCATCCTCAACGTCAAGTGTCTCCTCTGCCACGGCCGCCGCAACCAGGAGGGGGGCCTCGACCTGCAGACCCGGGCGAGTCTGCTCAAGGGAGGCGCCTCGGGATCCGCCATCGTCCCTGGAAAACCGGATGAAAGCCTGCTCATTCAACGGATCGAGAACTCCGACATGCCCCCGCTGAAGGATCAGGCCAGGCTCTCGGTGCGCGCCGTGACCTCGTCGGAGCTGGAACGCCTTCGGGCCTGGATCGCCGCCGGGGCGCCCTACGATGAGCGGAAGCCGGAGCCGGTCGTCGCTTCGTCGGACGCCCTCGTCAGCGACTCGGACCGCGAATTCTGGTCGTTTCGCACGCCGGTTCGGCCGCCGGTCCCGAAGGTTCAACACCAGGGTCGGGTTCGCACCCCCGTCGACGCTTTCCTTTTGGAAAAGCTGGAAGCAGAGGGACACACCCTGTCGGCCGATGCTCCGCCCCTGACCCTGCTGCGGCGGGCCTACTTCGACGTGACGGGATTGCCGCCGACGTCCGAAGCCGTCCAGGCCTATGAGGGCACGCCGGAAGCCTACGAGAAGCTGGTGGACGAACTCCTGGACTCTCCCGGATACGGCGAACATTGGGGCCGCCGCTGGCTGGACGCCGCCGGCTATTCCGACTCGGAGGGGCAGGTGTCGGCCGACGCGATTCGTCCCAATGCCTGGCGCTACCGCGATTATGTCATTCGCTCCCTCAACGCCGACAAGCCCTACGACCGCTTCCTGCAGGAGCAGATCGCCGGCGACGAGTTGTTCGACTACAAGGCGGCGAAAGAGCTGAGCCCCGAGCAGCGCGACCTGCTGGTGGCGACGGGATTCATGCGCATGGGTCCGGACGGGACCTACAGCGTCTCCCAGGCCTTCGTCCCTGAACGTCTGGAGGTTGTGGCCAGCCAGGTGGAGATCCTCAGTTCCTCGGTGATGGGGATCACCATGGCCTGCGCGCGCTGTCACGATCACAAATACGATCCCATTCCACAGCGCGACTACTATCGATTCAGCGCCATCCTGCGCTCCGCTTTCGATCCCTACGATTGGCTCTCTCCCAGCGAGACTCCCGTCGGCCCGGAGGCGGATTGGAACGACAGCAACATGCGCGTACTGCAGGGAGCGCCTGTGGAGGAGGTCCGGGAAGCCGACGAGGCCAACGCTCCCGTTCAGCGTGAGATCGAGGAAATCGAGCAGGCCTTCGAGGAGAAGGCGAACGTCCTGCGCCAGAAGCTCTTGAAGGAAAAGAGAGCCGCAATCCCGGATTTGGTTCGGGAAGAGGTGATCGCGGCGGAGAAGACACCGGTTCCGGAACGGACTCCAGTACAGGAGTACCTTGTCGAACGCTTTCGGGACCAGTTGCAAATCCTCCCCGAGGAATTGGAGAAGCGCTTCCCATCCTTCCAGAAGGTGGCCAAGGAGAAGAGGGATGCCGTCCAGGAGGTCAAGAAACGGCTCAAGGGGAATCCCAGGCTCCGGGCCCTGTTCGACATGGGTGGCCGGCCCACAGCAGTACACGTCCTGGGCCGGGGACAGTACCAGAACCCCCTGGAGCCGGTAGCACCGGGTATCCCCTCCGTCCTGGGCGTGGGTCTCGAGCCCTACCGGCTGGAAAAGCCGAAGTGGACGACTGACACGACCGGCCGTCGATTGGCCCTGGCCAAATGGCTCACGCAATCCCGGCACCCCCTCACCGCCAGGGTTCTGGTCAATCGCATCTGGCAGTACTACTTCGGCTCCGGTCTGGTGAAGACGGTGGGGAACTTCGGCCGCACCGGCGCCCCTCCATCGCACCCCGAGCTCCTCGACTGGCTGGCCACGGAATTCGTCCGGAGCGGTTGGAGCATGAAGGCGCTGCACCGGATGATCCTGACCTCCACCGCCTACCGTCAGAGTTCCCGCCGGAATCCCGGGATCGACGGCGACCCCGACAACCGTCTGCTCTCCTACTTTCCCATGCGCCGGCTGGATGCCGACGCCGTCCGCGACTCCATCCTGAAGGTGTCCGGGCGGCTGGACACGACACCGTTCGGCCCCCCCGATTCCATTGAGGAGAAAGCGGACGGAGAAGTGGTGGCCAAGGAGTCGAAGCAGGGATACCGGAGAAGCATCTACCTGATGCAACGGCGCTCGACCCCGGTCACCATGCTGGACACCTTCGACGCGCCCCAGTTGCGGCCCAACTGCCTGGTGCGGAACCGTTCCACCGTCTCGTCCCAAGCCCTGCAGTTGATGAACAGTCAGACGGTCCGGGCCAGTTCCCGTTTCATGGCGGGAAGAGTGATCGACACTGTCGGCCGTGACCCGGAGGCGCAGGTGAAGAGAGTCTACCTGGCCGCCCTGGGCCGTCCGCCGTCCCCGGAGGAACTGAATTGGAGCAAGTCGACGTTGGCGGACATGACTGAGGAATGGAAACGGGATCTGGACCAGGACCGTTCCCCCGAGCCTCGGCAGGGCAGGGCGCAATGGCTGGCGCTGGGCGCCTTCTGCCATACCCTGTTCAACACCGCAGAATTCCTCTACATCGATTGA
- a CDS encoding DUF1501 domain-containing protein has product MDNVTGMRDGTPNLSSAELPRRTFFSRVGDGLHGAALAWLLGRDLVSATPAPDGGRNRIYDLRPRQPHFEPKATSVIQFFMNGGPSQVDLFDPKPALERYAGKPPGRDLASTIEFINEAGGFMPSPFKFKRRGQSGLQMSNMMPHLAEQVDDIAVIRSMFTTHFNHEPSIFLMHSGRPFSNRPSLGSWVVYGLGSENQNLPAYVVLDDPKGLPINHIQNWHSGWLPPVYQGTRVRAKGTPILNLKAKKEYPDPVRDLARTLQGRLDRRHRDQRPGETELQARITNYELAARMQLAASDALDLSQESAKTREMYGIGQEETDSYGRRCLMARRLVERGVRLVQLYIEGQIWDTHQNLEQMLAYACGKTDQPVAALLKDLKQRGLLDSTLLVWGGEFGRLPLSQSRQGNLAGRDHGPAGFSVWLAGGGVKGGTVHGATDEIGFRAVENRVSVHDLHATILHQLGLDHRQLVMVREGRSERLTDEFPARVVKEILA; this is encoded by the coding sequence ATGGACAACGTGACCGGAATGAGAGATGGGACTCCGAACCTGTCGAGCGCAGAGCTGCCGCGGAGAACTTTCTTCTCCCGGGTCGGAGACGGACTGCATGGCGCTGCCCTGGCATGGCTGTTGGGCCGGGACCTGGTGTCCGCCACACCGGCGCCGGACGGAGGCCGGAATCGGATCTACGATTTGCGGCCGCGCCAGCCCCACTTCGAGCCCAAGGCGACCTCCGTGATTCAGTTCTTCATGAACGGCGGGCCCAGCCAGGTGGACCTGTTCGATCCCAAACCCGCCTTGGAGCGTTACGCGGGCAAACCACCGGGACGGGATCTGGCCAGCACCATCGAATTCATCAACGAAGCGGGCGGATTCATGCCCTCGCCCTTCAAGTTCAAGCGGCGCGGCCAATCCGGTCTCCAAATGTCCAACATGATGCCGCACCTGGCCGAGCAGGTGGACGACATCGCCGTGATCCGCTCCATGTTCACCACCCACTTCAACCATGAACCGTCCATCTTCCTGATGCACAGCGGGCGGCCCTTCTCCAACCGTCCCAGCCTGGGGTCCTGGGTCGTGTACGGGCTGGGCAGCGAGAACCAGAACCTGCCGGCCTACGTGGTTCTGGACGATCCCAAGGGATTGCCCATCAACCACATCCAGAACTGGCACTCGGGGTGGCTTCCGCCGGTGTACCAGGGAACGAGGGTGCGCGCCAAGGGGACGCCGATCCTGAACCTGAAGGCGAAGAAGGAATACCCCGATCCGGTGAGGGACCTGGCCCGAACACTGCAGGGTCGCCTGGACCGGCGCCATCGGGACCAGCGCCCGGGTGAGACGGAACTACAAGCGCGAATCACCAACTACGAGTTGGCGGCCCGGATGCAGTTGGCGGCCAGCGACGCCCTGGACCTTTCCCAGGAGAGCGCCAAGACGCGGGAGATGTACGGCATCGGCCAAGAAGAGACCGACTCCTACGGGCGGCGCTGCCTGATGGCGCGGCGCCTGGTGGAACGGGGGGTCCGGCTGGTCCAGCTCTATATCGAGGGCCAGATCTGGGATACCCACCAGAACCTGGAGCAGATGCTCGCGTACGCCTGCGGCAAGACCGACCAACCGGTGGCCGCCCTGCTGAAGGACCTGAAGCAGCGGGGCCTGCTCGACTCGACGCTTCTGGTCTGGGGCGGGGAATTTGGACGGCTGCCCCTCTCCCAGAGCCGGCAGGGGAACCTGGCGGGACGCGACCATGGTCCTGCCGGATTCTCCGTCTGGCTGGCCGGCGGAGGAGTCAAGGGCGGCACCGTCCACGGCGCCACCGACGAGATCGGATTCCGGGCAGTGGAGAACCGGGTCAGCGTCCACGACCTGCACGCCACCATCCTGCACCAGCTCGGCTTGGACCACCGCCAACTGGTCATGGTCCGCGAGGGCCGCAGCGAGCGCCTCACCGACGAATTCCCGGCCCGGGTGGTGAAGGAGATCCTGGCGTAG
- a CDS encoding AbrB/MazE/SpoVT family DNA-binding domain-containing protein translates to MVVKITSKRQVTFPKRVLEVMGVGPGDQLELNEGPDGFTIRPRRVDYSRLGTLRNRIPSGHPPFDIESFRNQAYDPAFRD, encoded by the coding sequence ATGGTCGTCAAGATCACTTCGAAGCGACAAGTTACTTTTCCAAAGCGGGTGCTGGAGGTCATGGGCGTGGGTCCGGGTGACCAGCTTGAACTGAACGAAGGGCCTGACGGTTTCACGATACGCCCGAGACGCGTCGACTATTCTCGCCTGGGGACATTACGCAACAGGATCCCGTCGGGACATCCGCCGTTCGATATCGAGAGCTTCAGGAATCAGGCGTATGACCCGGCGTTTCGGGATTGA
- a CDS encoding HNH endonuclease, translating into MGIKLVVAVTDDDWFEMLRRKPDLPEVNFWSPSPKNFRALQQGEFFLFKLHAPRNVIVGGGIFAYASTLPCSLAWEAFGEANGARSARQMRFRIAKYRRTVTDGHSDFDIGCRILTQPFFFDESDWIPAPKSWSPNIVALKTYNTADIEGLQLWNDINERLNKLTPSGIAEPGSRYGNPQIIQPRLGQGAFRVVVTEIYARRCAVTRERTLPALDAAHIRPYRDGGKHEPPNGLLLRSDIHRLFDRGYVTVSPDLHFEVSRRIREEFENGRDYYALHGKRIAVPQKPELRPASRALAWHNDHCFRG; encoded by the coding sequence ATGGGCATCAAACTCGTTGTCGCTGTTACAGACGACGATTGGTTCGAGATGCTCCGCCGAAAACCTGATCTTCCGGAAGTCAATTTCTGGTCCCCCTCACCCAAGAATTTTCGAGCCCTCCAACAAGGCGAGTTCTTCCTCTTCAAGTTACATGCCCCCAGAAACGTAATTGTCGGCGGTGGGATTTTCGCGTACGCCAGCACACTCCCATGCTCACTTGCTTGGGAAGCATTTGGGGAAGCTAACGGGGCGCGTTCCGCGCGGCAAATGCGGTTTCGCATTGCCAAGTATCGAAGAACGGTGACCGATGGTCACAGTGACTTTGACATCGGTTGCCGTATTCTGACCCAACCCTTCTTTTTCGACGAATCCGATTGGATTCCGGCGCCGAAGAGCTGGTCCCCCAACATCGTAGCCCTAAAAACCTACAACACTGCCGATATTGAGGGCCTCCAGCTTTGGAACGACATCAATGAACGGCTGAACAAACTAACGCCAAGTGGAATCGCGGAGCCAGGCTCACGATACGGCAACCCCCAGATTATTCAGCCGCGGCTCGGCCAAGGGGCATTTCGCGTGGTCGTGACCGAAATTTATGCGCGCCGATGTGCAGTTACACGGGAACGGACTTTGCCCGCGTTGGATGCCGCCCATATTCGACCCTATCGCGACGGCGGCAAGCACGAGCCACCCAACGGACTGCTGCTTCGCAGTGACATTCACCGGCTATTCGACAGGGGTTACGTTACGGTCTCTCCTGATCTCCACTTCGAAGTCAGCCGTCGCATTCGGGAAGAGTTCGAGAACGGCAGGGACTACTACGCACTTCATGGAAAAAGGATTGCAGTCCCACAGAAACCGGAGCTACGCCCCGCCTCCCGGGCCTTGGCATGGCACAACGACCACTGTTTCAGAGGTTGA
- a CDS encoding HNH endonuclease: MAQSDRDTAIRIAAFEHVRRLQEVHGQLTAKELKPGLVFENKRIPLVNPQRGIFKPRQMRFLLSIRTVFPKPGGRVWYDDQRQVHRQIYEGDETIDYAFMGRNPEAADNRWLREAFENRIPVIYFLGIAPGRYQAIVPAFISGWDPDALNASVSFGIPEQESLEPPETTLERRYALRTVKHRLHQVSFREAVISAYNDRCAFSGLSEPLLLDAAHIISDKDEHLGQPVIPNGIPLSKIHHAAFDAHLIGIDPDYQLHVSDRLLDLKDGPVLEALKGLNGGTINLPRRIQDRPDRDRLAQRFERFQAVA, encoded by the coding sequence ATGGCCCAAAGTGACCGTGACACCGCGATTCGCATAGCGGCCTTCGAACATGTTCGAAGACTGCAAGAGGTCCACGGTCAACTGACCGCTAAAGAGTTGAAGCCCGGTCTGGTTTTCGAGAACAAACGGATTCCATTGGTCAATCCGCAACGGGGAATTTTCAAGCCCAGGCAGATGCGGTTCTTGCTTTCAATCAGGACCGTTTTTCCGAAGCCTGGCGGCCGGGTCTGGTACGACGATCAACGGCAGGTTCACCGCCAGATCTACGAAGGAGACGAGACCATCGACTACGCTTTCATGGGACGGAATCCTGAGGCTGCGGACAATCGCTGGCTACGGGAAGCATTCGAGAACCGGATACCCGTAATCTATTTTCTCGGAATAGCTCCCGGCCGCTATCAGGCCATCGTGCCGGCATTTATCTCCGGTTGGGACCCCGATGCATTGAACGCCAGCGTTTCATTCGGAATCCCCGAACAAGAATCATTGGAACCACCGGAAACTACTCTGGAACGACGGTATGCTCTGCGGACTGTCAAACACCGCCTGCACCAAGTATCGTTTCGGGAAGCCGTTATCAGTGCCTATAACGACAGATGCGCATTTTCGGGGTTGTCCGAACCCCTGCTATTGGACGCCGCGCATATCATCTCGGACAAGGACGAGCACCTGGGACAGCCCGTGATTCCGAACGGCATCCCGCTATCTAAAATCCATCATGCCGCCTTTGATGCACATCTGATCGGCATCGACCCGGATTACCAACTGCATGTCTCTGACCGACTGCTCGACCTGAAGGACGGCCCGGTCCTGGAAGCCTTAAAGGGACTTAATGGCGGAACCATTAACCTGCCGAGACGGATCCAGGATCGACCGGATAGAGACCGCCTCGCCCAGCGGTTCGAACGGTTCCAAGCCGTGGCTTGA